Genomic DNA from Terriglobales bacterium:
GAAGATGGCGCACTCGGTGCCCAGGTTGGCGCCGGGCACCAGCCCCAGCCCGCCCACGAAGGCGGCGCATAGATCCGAGATGATGTCGCCGTAGAGGTTCTCCAAGAGCAGCACGTCGTACTGGTAGGGATTCATCACCAGTTGCATGCAGGTGTTGTCGACGATGTGCTCGCCGTAGGTGATCTCGGGATAGTCCTTGGCGACGGCGCGGGCGCAGCGCAGGAAGAGGCCGTCACTCATCTTCATGATGTTGGCCTTGTGGATGGCGAAGATCTTCTTGCGGCCCTCGCGGCGGGCGTAGTCGAAGGCCCAGCGCGCGATGCGGGTGGAGGCGCGCTCGGTGATGATCTTCAGGCTCTCCACCACGCCGGGCACGACCTCGTGCTCGATGCCGCTGTACTCGCCCTCGGTGTTCTCGCGCACGATGGCCAGGTCCACGCCGGGATAGCGGGTGGGGATGCCGGGCAGGTTGCGGATGGGGCGGAAGTTGGAGAAGAGCTCGAACTTCTTGCGCAGGGCGACGTTGATGGAAGGGAAGCCGCCGCCGATGGGGGTGGTGACCGGGCCTTTCAGGCCGACGCGGGTACGCTCGATGGAGTCGATGAGTTCCTTGGGGATGTATTCCTTGTACTTCTCGTAGGCCTCGGCGCCGGCGGCGAAGGACTCCCACTCGAAGCGGAGGCCGGTGGCCTCGAGGATGCGCACGGCGGCGTGGGTGACCTCGGGCCCGATGCCGTCGCCGGGGATGAGGGTGATCTTGTGCGCCATCTAGGATTTGGCCGCGCGGCTCTTGGCCGGGCGCGGCTCCTTGGTGTCGAGCAGGTCCTTCAGCTCCGCCATGAACTCCTTCACGTCCTTGAAGTCGAGGTAGACGCTGGCGAAGCGGACGTAGGCCACCTTGTCGTGCTTCTTGAGGCGGTTCATGATGAGCTCGCCGATCTCGGCGGTGGTGCGCTCGCGCTCGGGGGAATCGATGACGAAGGCCTCGGCCTCGTTCACGATCTGCTCCAGCTTGCCGATGGCGACGGGACGCTTCTCGCAGGCGCGCAGCAGGCCGTTGAGCACCTTCTGGCGGTCGAACTTCTCGCGGCGGCCGTCCTTCTTGACCACCATGTAGGGGATCTCGTCGATGCGCTCGTAGGTGGTGAAGCGCTTGCGGCACTTCAGGCACTCGCGGCGGCGGCGGATGGAGTCGGCTTCCTTACTCTCGCGCGAGTCCACCACCTTGTCGTTGATGAAACCGCAGAATGGGCACTTCATCGCCGGCGCATTTCCCCCGGGTGATTCTATCAGGCCGGGCGCGTCCGGCCCCGTGCCGGAACCAAAGCGTGGACCGAGGACGCCGGGCTCAGCCGGCGCCCTCTTCCTGCTCCTCGCCTTCCTGCTTGAGGCGGCTGAGCGAGAGGTGCTCGTAGCGCGCCAGGATCAGGCCCACAGGGGTGATGGACCAGAAGGTCACCAGCCAGAGCAGGATGCCGCAGCTCACCGCCAGTTCCGGGCGCACGCCGAAGACGCCCTTGAGCATGGTGATGACCGCCAATTGCGAGCCGCCGCCCACGGCGGGCAACTGCAGCACCGCGCCCACCATGCTGGCGCCCATCAGCAGCAGCACCTGGGTCAGGGTCAGCGACTGCAGGATCTGCGACTCGGAAAAAGCGTGCGTGACCTGCAGGTAGGAGCCGGCCACGCACAGCCAGATCAGCAGCGAGAGCCCACTCACCAACAGGAAGTCGGCGACGCTGTGCAGGGTGTTGAGGCCTTCGCCGAAGGCGCGCACGCGGCCGGCGGCGTGGCGGCCGAGCGCCGGCGAGAGGCGTCCCAGGGTGCGCTCCACCCAGGCGGCCACGCTCGAGCTGTGGCGGAGCAGGGCGGCGGCGCCCAGGGCCAGCCCTCCCGTCAGCAGCATCAGCAGGATCCCTCCCCAGCGCATGCGGCGCAGGGCGCCGGGGTGCAGGCTGTGAAAGTAAGGCATGGCGTGCAGTTGCCGCGGAAAGACGAACAGGGTGAGAGCCAGCATGACCACCACGGCGGCGGTATCGAAGATGCGCTCCACCGCCCACACCGCGAGCTGCGAGGAGAAGGTCAGGTTCTGGCGGCGGGCGATCAGGTAGGGACGGATGAGTTCGCCGGGACGTCCGAAGAGCGCCAGCCCGGTGAAGCCGATGACCGTGGGCGGGGTGAGCGCCCACGCCGAGGCCCGGACGGAGGGCGGCAGCAAGGTGCGCCAGCGCAGCGCCCGCAGGTAGTAGACCACCCAGATC
This window encodes:
- the nrdR gene encoding transcriptional regulator NrdR; translation: MKCPFCGFINDKVVDSRESKEADSIRRRRECLKCRKRFTTYERIDEIPYMVVKKDGRREKFDRQKVLNGLLRACEKRPVAIGKLEQIVNEAEAFVIDSPERERTTAEIGELIMNRLKKHDKVAYVRFASVYLDFKDVKEFMAELKDLLDTKEPRPAKSRAAKS
- a CDS encoding isocitrate/isopropylmalate family dehydrogenase is translated as MAHKITLIPGDGIGPEVTHAAVRILEATGLRFEWESFAAGAEAYEKYKEYIPKELIDSIERTRVGLKGPVTTPIGGGFPSINVALRKKFELFSNFRPIRNLPGIPTRYPGVDLAIVRENTEGEYSGIEHEVVPGVVESLKIITERASTRIARWAFDYARREGRKKIFAIHKANIMKMSDGLFLRCARAVAKDYPEITYGEHIVDNTCMQLVMNPYQYDVLLLENLYGDIISDLCAAFVGGLGLVPGANLGTECAIFEAVHGSAPDIAGRNLANPTAVIQSAVLMLRHLEERAAAERVQAALEEVYRHRKDKLTRDVGGSASTSEFADEVIAAMAGVPAPAPQSA
- a CDS encoding lysylphosphatidylglycerol synthase transmembrane domain-containing protein — its product is MKKRRILIPAVTLAILVGLAYLEFRTWKRFDWAVFREQLGQVRVLPVLSAVALIWVVYYLRALRWRTLLPPSVRASAWALTPPTVIGFTGLALFGRPGELIRPYLIARRQNLTFSSQLAVWAVERIFDTAAVVVMLALTLFVFPRQLHAMPYFHSLHPGALRRMRWGGILLMLLTGGLALGAAALLRHSSSVAAWVERTLGRLSPALGRHAAGRVRAFGEGLNTLHSVADFLLVSGLSLLIWLCVAGSYLQVTHAFSESQILQSLTLTQVLLLMGASMVGAVLQLPAVGGGSQLAVITMLKGVFGVRPELAVSCGILLWLVTFWSITPVGLILARYEHLSLSRLKQEGEEQEEGAG